In Tsuneonella dongtanensis, a single window of DNA contains:
- a CDS encoding COX15/CtaA family protein yields MVSPSISTDTNRPRAIARWLFAVAVLVVAMVAVGGITRLTESGLSITEWKPVTGAIPPLSEAQWQAEFDAYKQIGEYRQVTGPAGMTLADYKFIYFWEWFHRLLGRIIGLAFAVPLAWFWIRKAIPAGYKPRLVALLALGGMQGAFGWFMVRSGINETSTDVSHFWLSIHLLTALFTLAGLVWTALDLLALDRDKSARPARITGLAALVGGVLFVQLLLGAWVAGLDAGLASDTWPLMQGRLVPEYDASRGFVWAALHDPFLIHFLHRWWAWVAVAFLILLARKVRGIERRASIAIHSAFGVQILLGIATVMTGVALWIAVLHQFVGALLVAATAWGMHIAGRRAA; encoded by the coding sequence ATGGTGTCTCCTTCGATTTCGACCGACACGAACCGGCCGCGCGCGATCGCGCGCTGGCTGTTTGCCGTCGCCGTGCTCGTCGTCGCGATGGTGGCGGTGGGCGGCATAACCCGCCTGACCGAATCGGGGCTGTCGATCACCGAATGGAAACCCGTGACCGGTGCGATCCCTCCGCTCAGCGAGGCGCAGTGGCAGGCCGAGTTCGACGCATACAAGCAGATCGGCGAATACCGGCAAGTGACCGGTCCGGCCGGAATGACGCTGGCGGACTACAAGTTCATCTATTTCTGGGAGTGGTTCCACCGGCTGCTCGGGCGGATCATCGGCCTTGCCTTTGCCGTGCCGCTGGCGTGGTTCTGGATCCGCAAGGCGATTCCCGCAGGGTACAAGCCGCGGCTCGTCGCCCTGCTCGCGCTGGGCGGAATGCAGGGTGCGTTCGGCTGGTTCATGGTCCGCTCCGGCATCAACGAGACGTCGACCGACGTCAGCCATTTCTGGCTCTCGATCCACCTGCTCACCGCGCTGTTCACGCTCGCAGGGCTGGTGTGGACCGCACTCGACCTCCTGGCACTCGACCGCGACAAGTCGGCACGACCTGCGCGGATCACCGGGCTTGCGGCGCTGGTCGGGGGAGTGCTCTTCGTCCAGCTGCTCCTCGGTGCCTGGGTCGCGGGTCTCGACGCAGGGCTCGCTTCGGACACCTGGCCGCTGATGCAGGGCCGGCTGGTGCCCGAATACGATGCGAGCCGCGGCTTCGTGTGGGCCGCGCTTCATGACCCGTTCCTGATCCATTTCCTCCACCGCTGGTGGGCATGGGTCGCGGTGGCGTTTCTGATCCTCCTTGCGCGCAAGGTGCGCGGGATCGAGCGGCGCGCATCGATTGCAATCCATTCGGCGTTCGGGGTGCAGATTCTGCTCGGCATCGCCACGGTGATGACCGGCGTCGCACTGTGGATTGCGGTGCTCCACCAGTTCGTCGGCGCGCTGCTGGTCGCCGCGACCGCGTGGGGCATGCACATCGCCGGGCGCCGCGCGGCATGA
- a CDS encoding sensor histidine kinase — translation MTASFGSPSSRVPLRTVLASIAGLWACYFVLVTIRAAIGLEMQTELLWRRALVCLIGMAITFAMWRVLRLVERRSLGVQIVAALVLAIPASLAIAQINISIFAEVQERVESKIAERRGYSISRDSAGNIVIEAPALPNADADGPIGPDNAGMSRVVLPADDANGKAWLPLIELAIGRYFLLLSWAALYLAMVAIGRAREAERREAEFRSAARAAELRSLRYQVNPHFLFNAFNSLSALVMTGKGDRAEEMIQRLSSFYRHSLTEDPTGDVALTDEIALQRDYLAIEALRFPERLRVVIDLPDHLAYLDVPGMILQPLVENSVKYAVAPVTRPVTITISAREEYGRLVLTVADDGPGVPDSAEHGFGIGLANVRDRIEARYGRDATIVSGPVEGGYRSEFRLPMLRHA, via the coding sequence ATGACCGCTTCTTTCGGTTCCCCTTCGTCCCGCGTGCCGCTGCGCACGGTGCTCGCGTCGATCGCGGGGCTGTGGGCCTGCTATTTCGTGCTCGTGACGATCCGAGCGGCGATCGGTCTCGAGATGCAGACCGAACTGCTATGGCGCCGCGCCCTCGTCTGCCTCATCGGCATGGCGATCACGTTCGCGATGTGGCGGGTGCTGCGCCTGGTCGAGCGCCGCTCGCTGGGCGTGCAGATCGTGGCCGCATTGGTACTGGCGATCCCCGCATCGCTGGCGATCGCGCAGATCAACATTTCGATTTTCGCCGAGGTTCAGGAGCGGGTCGAGAGCAAGATTGCGGAGCGGCGCGGCTACTCGATCAGCCGGGATTCGGCGGGCAACATCGTGATCGAGGCACCCGCGCTGCCCAATGCCGACGCCGACGGGCCGATCGGACCGGACAACGCAGGCATGTCGCGCGTCGTGCTGCCAGCCGACGATGCGAACGGCAAAGCCTGGCTGCCCCTGATCGAACTGGCGATCGGGCGCTACTTCCTCTTGCTCTCTTGGGCCGCGCTCTACCTTGCGATGGTCGCCATTGGCCGAGCGCGCGAAGCCGAACGCCGCGAAGCCGAATTCCGCAGCGCGGCCCGCGCGGCCGAACTTCGTTCGCTTCGCTACCAGGTCAATCCGCATTTCCTGTTCAACGCCTTCAACTCGCTTTCCGCGCTCGTCATGACCGGCAAGGGCGACAGGGCCGAGGAAATGATCCAGCGCCTCTCGAGCTTCTACCGACACAGTCTGACCGAAGATCCGACCGGGGATGTCGCGCTGACAGACGAGATTGCGCTCCAGCGCGATTACCTCGCCATCGAGGCACTTCGTTTCCCCGAGCGTCTCCGCGTGGTCATCGATTTGCCGGACCACCTGGCTTATCTCGACGTCCCCGGCATGATCCTGCAACCGCTCGTGGAGAACTCGGTGAAATACGCGGTCGCACCCGTCACACGGCCCGTGACAATCACGATTTCAGCCCGGGAGGAATACGGACGGCTCGTCCTCACCGTCGCCGACGATGGGCCCGGCGTGCCCGATAGTGCGGAGCATGGCTTCGGTATCGGGCTCGCTAACGTTCGCGACCGGATCGAAGCGAGGTATGGCCGGGACGCGACTATCGTATCCGGTCCTGTGGAGGGCGGCTACCGCAGCGAGTTTCGTTTGCCGATGTTGCGCCATGCGTGA
- a CDS encoding diacylglycerol/lipid kinase family protein codes for MASNLTWLIYNSASGSHDDELLQGIVDALGAAGRPPDRLIDCKDGTPDAEEADRAGLELIVVHGGDGTLSRTIEKLEGFGGQVLVLPGGTFNLLSREIFGERDPIEIIDLLGKGHLGVRRRTCIRGEGVLALCELLAGPGAKWADVREELRDGDVGELLAKGWDAAATSTVGPMVALAAPAAGKEEGYAGIRMCPKANGIALHGYAAEGIGDYIQQGIAILKRDFREGPHDNLGSAPSVECRSLDGEAIPLMVDGERSEGGSTLRFSLDRLDVDLLGIVDGR; via the coding sequence ATGGCAAGCAACCTAACCTGGCTCATCTACAACAGCGCGAGCGGCAGCCATGACGACGAATTGCTGCAAGGGATCGTCGATGCCCTGGGTGCAGCCGGACGACCGCCCGACCGCCTGATCGACTGCAAGGATGGAACGCCCGATGCAGAAGAGGCCGACCGGGCGGGGCTCGAGCTGATCGTCGTGCACGGCGGCGACGGAACGCTCAGCCGGACGATCGAGAAACTGGAAGGCTTCGGTGGCCAGGTGCTTGTCCTGCCGGGCGGCACGTTCAACCTCCTCAGCCGCGAAATCTTCGGTGAGCGGGACCCGATCGAGATCATCGATTTGCTCGGCAAGGGGCATCTCGGCGTCCGGCGCCGGACGTGCATCCGCGGCGAAGGCGTGCTTGCCCTGTGCGAACTGCTTGCCGGCCCGGGAGCCAAATGGGCCGACGTGCGCGAGGAGCTGCGCGACGGCGATGTCGGAGAGCTGCTTGCCAAGGGGTGGGACGCCGCGGCCACCAGCACGGTCGGACCGATGGTCGCCCTCGCCGCGCCCGCTGCCGGGAAAGAGGAAGGTTATGCGGGTATCCGCATGTGCCCGAAGGCGAACGGCATCGCGCTGCATGGCTATGCCGCCGAAGGTATCGGCGATTACATCCAGCAGGGCATCGCGATCCTCAAGCGCGATTTCCGCGAAGGCCCACACGACAACCTGGGCTCTGCCCCTTCTGTCGAGTGCCGTTCGCTCGACGGCGAGGCGATACCGTTGATGGTCGACGGCGAGCGCAGCGAGGGCGGCTCCACATTGCGCTTTTCCCTCGACAGGCTGGACGTCGATCTGCTTGGGATCGTGGATGGTCGATAG
- the cutA gene encoding divalent-cation tolerance protein CutA translates to MSLGAPALIWTPVDTAENARNLAISIVGSGLAACANVIGPIESHFVWKGAMQRSEEYGVLIKLDARTLDAAVAMVEELHVYDVPVVIGWRADSAPPATLAFLAYGLD, encoded by the coding sequence ATGAGCCTGGGCGCCCCGGCGCTGATCTGGACCCCGGTCGACACGGCGGAGAATGCGCGCAACCTGGCGATTTCCATCGTCGGTTCGGGCCTTGCGGCCTGCGCCAACGTCATCGGGCCGATCGAATCGCATTTCGTCTGGAAGGGCGCGATGCAGCGATCCGAGGAATACGGGGTGCTGATCAAGCTCGATGCGCGTACCCTCGATGCGGCGGTGGCGATGGTCGAGGAACTGCACGTCTACGACGTTCCGGTGGTGATCGGATGGCGAGCGGACAGCGCGCCGCCGGCGACGCTGGCGTTCCTCGCATACGGCCTCGATTAG
- the thiS gene encoding sulfur carrier protein ThiS has product MPAPLTLTVNGESRRTSAATVADLVRELGLAPEKVAVERNGEIAPRSTLSDVPLADGDVLEIVHFVGGGDHEEDSWEVAGHRFSSRLIVGTGKYKDFAQNAAALEASGAEIVTVAVRRVNVSDPSAPMLTDFIDPKKVTYLPNTAGCFTADDAIRTLRLAREAGGWDLVKLEVLGEARTLYPDMRETLKACEILANEGFKPMVYCVDDPIAAQQLEQAGAVAVMPLGAPIGSGLGIQNRVTIRLIVEGAKVPVLVDAGVGTASDAAVAMELGCTGVLMNTAIAEAKDPIRMARAMKLAVEAGRNAYLAGRMGTRKYADPSSPLAGLI; this is encoded by the coding sequence ATGCCTGCACCGCTGACCCTGACCGTTAACGGCGAAAGCCGCCGCACTTCCGCCGCTACCGTCGCCGACCTCGTTCGCGAGCTTGGCCTTGCGCCCGAGAAGGTGGCGGTCGAGCGGAACGGCGAGATCGCCCCGCGATCGACCCTTTCCGATGTCCCGCTCGCCGATGGTGACGTGCTCGAGATCGTCCATTTTGTCGGGGGCGGCGACCACGAGGAGGATTCCTGGGAAGTCGCCGGACATCGCTTCAGTTCGCGGCTGATCGTCGGCACCGGCAAGTACAAGGATTTCGCGCAGAACGCCGCCGCGCTCGAGGCGAGCGGGGCGGAGATCGTCACTGTCGCGGTGCGACGCGTGAACGTCAGCGATCCGTCCGCGCCGATGCTGACCGATTTCATCGACCCGAAGAAGGTCACTTACCTTCCCAACACCGCCGGCTGCTTCACCGCCGACGACGCTATCCGCACGCTGCGCCTCGCGCGCGAGGCAGGGGGCTGGGACCTCGTGAAACTCGAAGTGCTTGGCGAGGCGCGCACGCTCTACCCCGATATGCGCGAGACGTTGAAGGCGTGCGAGATCCTTGCGAACGAGGGTTTCAAGCCGATGGTCTACTGCGTCGACGACCCGATCGCCGCGCAGCAGCTGGAGCAGGCCGGGGCGGTCGCGGTCATGCCGCTGGGCGCCCCGATCGGCTCCGGCCTCGGCATCCAGAACCGGGTGACCATCCGCCTGATCGTCGAGGGCGCGAAGGTGCCGGTGCTGGTCGATGCCGGCGTCGGCACGGCGAGTGACGCGGCGGTCGCGATGGAGCTCGGCTGCACCGGCGTCCTCATGAACACCGCGATCGCCGAGGCGAAGGATCCGATCCGCATGGCCCGCGCGATGAAGTTGGCGGTCGAGGCCGGCCGCAACGCCTATCTCGCGGGACGCATGGGCACGCGCAAGTATGCCGACCCATCGAGCCCGCTGGCAGGGTTGATCTGA
- the rplM gene encoding 50S ribosomal protein L13, translating to MKALSKTTRSIKPAEVEKKWHLIDAEGLVVGRLASIVANILRGKHKPSYTPHVDCGDHVIVINADKVRFTGKKLGEKTYYKHTGYAGGIKAITADKVLGGRFPERVLEKAVERMVPRGPLGRQQMKALHLYAGTEHPHAGNQPETLDVASMNRKNKVTA from the coding sequence ATGAAGGCGCTCAGCAAGACCACCCGGTCGATCAAGCCGGCCGAGGTCGAGAAGAAGTGGCACCTGATCGACGCCGAAGGGCTCGTCGTCGGCCGCCTCGCCTCGATCGTCGCCAACATCCTGCGCGGCAAGCACAAGCCGAGCTACACCCCGCACGTCGACTGCGGCGATCACGTGATCGTGATCAACGCCGACAAGGTGCGTTTCACCGGCAAGAAGCTGGGTGAGAAGACCTATTACAAGCACACCGGCTATGCCGGCGGGATCAAGGCCATCACCGCGGACAAGGTCCTCGGCGGCCGCTTCCCCGAGCGCGTGCTGGAGAAGGCCGTCGAGCGCATGGTCCCCCGTGGGCCGCTCGGCCGCCAGCAGATGAAGGCGCTGCACCTCTATGCCGGCACCGAGCATCCGCACGCCGGCAACCAGCCCGAGACGCTCGACGTCGCTTCGATGAACCGCAAGAACAAGGTCACCGCGTAA
- a CDS encoding metallophosphoesterase family protein, with protein MVDSTLLFHLSDIHFGLEHNRALDWVAAEIVSRKPAAVLITGDLTMRARTREFAAARDWILSLEAPVTVEVGNHDLPYFNPYERFFDPYRKFRGMESVVEREIDLPGISIVPLKTAARMQPRLNWSKGWISDAALEKCLAAIDALPPGTKVLVTAHHPLVEVGTRGTALTHGGTRALAELAKRNVTAVLSGHVHDPFDLTQQTANGPVRMIGAGTLSQRIRSTPQSFNELHFAPDGTLTVEARNLQDVPTEAMKIDSVPEDATPPREPGEPVAPVNAVPRVDPPVH; from the coding sequence ATGGTCGATAGTACGCTGCTGTTTCACCTGTCCGACATCCACTTCGGGCTCGAACACAACCGCGCACTCGACTGGGTGGCCGCCGAGATCGTCTCGCGCAAGCCGGCAGCGGTCCTGATTACCGGCGACCTGACGATGCGCGCGCGCACCCGCGAATTCGCCGCGGCGCGCGATTGGATCCTGTCGCTCGAAGCCCCGGTGACGGTCGAGGTCGGCAACCACGACCTGCCCTACTTCAATCCCTACGAGCGCTTCTTCGATCCCTACCGCAAGTTCCGCGGCATGGAATCGGTGGTCGAGCGGGAAATCGATCTGCCGGGCATCTCGATCGTGCCATTAAAGACCGCCGCGCGGATGCAGCCGCGGCTCAACTGGTCGAAGGGGTGGATCAGCGATGCGGCGCTGGAGAAATGCCTCGCCGCGATCGACGCCCTGCCGCCGGGCACGAAGGTCCTCGTCACCGCGCACCATCCGCTTGTCGAGGTCGGCACCAGGGGCACCGCGCTCACCCACGGTGGGACCCGCGCGCTCGCCGAGCTGGCAAAGCGCAATGTAACCGCGGTTCTCTCGGGGCATGTGCACGATCCGTTCGACCTGACCCAGCAGACCGCCAACGGGCCCGTGCGGATGATCGGGGCGGGCACCCTGTCGCAGCGCATCCGCTCGACCCCGCAGAGCTTCAACGAACTCCACTTCGCGCCGGACGGCACGCTCACCGTCGAAGCGCGCAACCTCCAGGACGTCCCGACCGAGGCGATGAAGATCGACTCCGTGCCCGAGGACGCCACTCCGCCGCGCGAGCCGGGCGAACCGGTCGCACCGGTCAACGCCGTGCCCCGCGTCGATCCACCGGTTCACTAG
- a CDS encoding protein-L-isoaspartate O-methyltransferase family protein: MTAAPTIDFAAARRAMIDSQLRTSGVNEPWVLARMNAVAREDFVPGAARSAAYIDRAVPLGDGAMLPAPLVHARMLAEARPTPEDRVLVVDGGIGYLPALLEGLAGSVSTISADDAVKGGKKGDFTLLMIDGAIEALPDGLAKRLADDARVVTGLVEGGVTRLAIGRKAAGRVALLPLTEIGIPRLSAFDTAKAWSF; the protein is encoded by the coding sequence ATGACTGCCGCCCCCACCATCGATTTCGCTGCCGCGCGCCGGGCCATGATCGACAGCCAGCTGCGTACCAGCGGCGTCAACGAACCGTGGGTGCTCGCCCGGATGAACGCCGTCGCGCGCGAGGATTTCGTGCCGGGCGCCGCCCGCAGTGCGGCCTACATCGACCGTGCGGTCCCGCTTGGCGACGGCGCGATGCTGCCGGCCCCGCTGGTCCATGCGCGCATGCTCGCCGAAGCCCGGCCGACCCCGGAAGACCGCGTGCTGGTGGTCGACGGCGGCATCGGCTACCTGCCGGCACTGCTCGAGGGACTGGCCGGATCGGTCTCGACCATTTCCGCCGACGATGCGGTCAAGGGCGGCAAGAAGGGCGATTTCACGCTCCTCATGATCGACGGCGCCATCGAAGCGCTGCCTGACGGTCTGGCGAAACGCCTGGCCGACGACGCACGCGTCGTGACCGGCCTTGTCGAAGGTGGAGTGACGCGGCTGGCGATCGGTCGCAAAGCGGCGGGGCGCGTTGCGCTGCTGCCCCTGACCGAAATCGGCATCCCGCGCCTGTCGGCGTTCGACACCGCAAAGGCGTGGAGCTTCTGA
- a CDS encoding MerC domain-containing protein — MANAFIFSIRGNLDRAGITLSALCVVHCLATLVLVSALGLGGELLADPIIHEVGLVLAMIVAAVAIGWGALKHRRAAPFVTAMTGLSFMGGALAVPHGFEEAILTIIGVALVSLGHILNLRACHCSLSGEHACTADPDR, encoded by the coding sequence ATGGCCAATGCGTTCATCTTCTCGATTCGGGGCAACCTCGACCGCGCTGGCATCACCCTGTCCGCGCTGTGCGTGGTGCATTGCCTGGCGACGCTGGTGCTGGTCTCGGCGCTTGGCCTCGGCGGAGAATTGCTGGCCGATCCGATCATCCACGAAGTCGGCCTTGTGCTGGCGATGATCGTCGCCGCGGTCGCAATCGGCTGGGGCGCCCTCAAGCACCGCCGCGCTGCGCCCTTCGTCACCGCGATGACCGGCCTCTCCTTCATGGGCGGCGCGCTCGCGGTCCCGCACGGCTTCGAAGAGGCGATCCTGACGATCATCGGCGTGGCGCTGGTGTCGCTCGGTCACATCCTCAACTTGCGCGCCTGCCACTGTTCGCTATCTGGCGAGCATGCCTGCACCGCTGACCCTGACCGTTAA
- a CDS encoding UrcA family protein, with product MNILLQASAAAVLAASLTVPATAASDGAHARLIATVNVDGLDLSTPEGRFALEKRIDKASRRYCAVDGNGQVPSRKDEKACRAKAHAALVSHFVAAA from the coding sequence ATGAACATTCTTCTCCAAGCAAGTGCTGCGGCTGTGCTGGCCGCCAGTCTCACGGTCCCGGCCACGGCGGCATCCGATGGCGCACACGCCAGACTGATAGCGACGGTCAATGTCGATGGTCTCGACCTTTCGACCCCGGAAGGCAGGTTCGCTTTGGAAAAGCGGATCGACAAGGCTTCCCGACGCTACTGCGCAGTCGACGGCAACGGTCAGGTTCCTTCGCGCAAGGACGAAAAGGCGTGCCGCGCAAAGGCGCACGCTGCGCTCGTCAGCCATTTCGTTGCCGCTGCCTGA
- a CDS encoding fumarate hydratase, with the protein MSDMVTISEDDLIESVADALQYISYYHPMDYIRALGEAYEAEQGPAAKDAIAQILTNSRMCAEGHRPICQDTGIVNVFVKWGQDCRLGSARSLQDVIDEGVRRAYNHPENKLRASVLADPAFTRRNTRDNTPCVLSVEMVPGRTVSIDVAAKGGGSENKSKFKMMNPSDSIVDWVLEMLPQMGAGWCPPGMLGIGIGGTAEHCVKLAKESLMDPIDMGQLKARGPQNDIEALRIEIFDKVNALGIGAQGLGGLSTILDVKIMDWPCHAAGKPVAMIPNCAATRHAHFTLDGSGPSFLEKPKLSDWPEVHWTPDAAAKRVDLDSLTAQEVASWKAGDRLLLNGAMLTGRDAAHKRIKDMLDKGEELPVSFRGRAIYYVGPVDPVVGEVVGPAGPTTATRMDKFTDMMLELGLLAMIGKAERGQGAVQEIAKHKVAYLMAVGGAAYLVSRAIREAKVVAFEDLGMEAIYEFRVEDMPVTVAVDADGANVHTLAPAEWRERIAQEGLLPTA; encoded by the coding sequence ATGAGCGACATGGTGACAATCAGCGAAGACGACCTGATCGAGAGCGTCGCCGATGCGTTGCAGTACATCAGCTACTATCATCCGATGGACTACATCAGGGCGCTCGGCGAAGCCTATGAGGCCGAGCAGGGGCCCGCGGCGAAGGACGCCATCGCGCAAATCCTGACCAACAGCCGGATGTGCGCCGAAGGGCACCGGCCGATCTGCCAGGACACCGGGATCGTCAACGTCTTCGTGAAATGGGGACAAGACTGCCGGCTGGGCTCCGCCCGCTCGCTCCAGGACGTCATCGATGAGGGCGTGCGCCGCGCCTACAACCATCCCGAGAACAAGCTGCGCGCCTCGGTCCTTGCCGATCCCGCATTCACGCGTCGCAATACCCGCGACAATACGCCGTGCGTCCTTTCGGTCGAGATGGTCCCGGGACGCACCGTCTCGATCGATGTAGCCGCCAAGGGCGGGGGCAGCGAGAACAAGTCCAAGTTCAAGATGATGAATCCCAGCGATTCGATCGTCGACTGGGTGCTCGAGATGCTGCCGCAGATGGGCGCGGGGTGGTGTCCGCCCGGCATGCTCGGCATCGGCATCGGCGGGACCGCCGAACACTGCGTCAAGCTGGCCAAGGAAAGCCTGATGGACCCGATCGACATGGGCCAGCTCAAGGCCCGCGGACCGCAGAACGATATCGAGGCGCTGCGGATTGAGATCTTCGACAAGGTCAATGCGCTCGGCATCGGCGCGCAGGGGCTGGGCGGCCTTTCGACCATCCTCGACGTCAAGATCATGGACTGGCCATGCCACGCGGCGGGCAAGCCGGTCGCGATGATCCCCAACTGCGCCGCGACCCGCCACGCGCACTTCACGCTGGACGGTTCGGGGCCCAGCTTCCTCGAGAAGCCGAAGCTGTCGGACTGGCCCGAAGTGCACTGGACGCCCGATGCCGCAGCGAAGCGGGTCGACCTCGATTCGCTCACCGCGCAGGAAGTGGCGAGCTGGAAGGCCGGCGACCGGCTGCTCCTCAACGGTGCGATGCTCACCGGTCGCGATGCCGCGCACAAGCGCATCAAGGACATGCTCGACAAGGGTGAGGAACTCCCGGTCAGCTTCAGGGGCCGCGCGATCTACTACGTCGGCCCGGTGGATCCAGTGGTCGGCGAAGTGGTCGGGCCCGCGGGACCGACCACGGCGACGCGGATGGACAAGTTCACCGACATGATGCTCGAACTCGGGCTCCTCGCGATGATCGGCAAGGCCGAACGCGGACAGGGCGCGGTGCAAGAGATCGCGAAGCACAAGGTCGCCTATCTCATGGCGGTCGGCGGGGCGGCGTACCTTGTCTCGCGGGCGATCCGCGAAGCGAAGGTCGTCGCGTTCGAAGACCTCGGGATGGAAGCGATCTACGAGTTCCGGGTGGAAGACATGCCGGTGACGGTGGCGGTCGATGCCGACGGCGCCAACGTGCACACGCTGGCCCCTGCGGAGTGGCGGGAACGGATCGCGCAGGAGGGCCTTCTGCCGACGGCGTGA
- a CDS encoding LytR/AlgR family response regulator transcription factor translates to MRDAALTPTGGQGAKPLRALIVDDEPLAIERMQIISAKIPELQVVGTASDGAAALRLVEALAPDLVLLDMTMPELDGLAVARALAKRAQRPAIIFVTAHEHFAVEAFDLEAVDYVLKPVTPERLGRAIDRALARSEVRGGRSEARWLTELWVPHRSELLRIDVSQVSRIDAERDYVRLHVGDRTYLLLQTIAGLEERLDPSQFIRIHRSTILRRDCIRGLRHDGLGIWSIEVDGGQALRIGRTYMAKVKAMAGR, encoded by the coding sequence ATGCGTGACGCGGCGCTTACTCCTACCGGGGGCCAGGGCGCGAAGCCGCTTCGCGCCTTGATCGTCGATGACGAGCCGCTGGCGATCGAACGCATGCAGATCATCTCTGCGAAAATTCCCGAACTCCAGGTCGTCGGGACCGCCAGCGACGGTGCCGCGGCGCTGCGCCTGGTCGAAGCGTTGGCGCCCGACCTGGTCCTGCTCGACATGACGATGCCCGAGCTCGATGGGCTTGCCGTCGCGCGCGCTCTCGCCAAGCGCGCCCAGCGCCCGGCGATCATCTTCGTGACCGCGCACGAACATTTCGCCGTTGAGGCATTCGATCTTGAAGCAGTCGATTACGTCCTCAAGCCTGTGACGCCGGAGCGGCTGGGTCGCGCGATTGATCGGGCGCTCGCGCGCAGCGAGGTACGCGGCGGCCGTTCCGAAGCACGCTGGTTGACAGAGTTGTGGGTTCCCCATCGCTCCGAACTCCTGCGGATCGACGTTTCGCAGGTCAGTCGCATCGATGCGGAACGCGATTATGTCCGGCTCCATGTCGGGGATCGCACGTACCTGCTCCTCCAGACCATCGCCGGGCTGGAGGAGCGACTGGACCCGTCCCAGTTCATCCGCATCCATCGTTCGACTATTCTTCGCCGCGATTGCATCCGCGGCCTTCGCCACGACGGCCTGGGTATCTGGTCGATCGAGGTCGATGGCGGCCAGGCCCTGCGTATCGGGCGGACCTACATGGCGAAGGTGAAGGCGATGGCCGGGCGCTGA
- the rpsI gene encoding 30S ribosomal protein S9 produces the protein MADEQNTVSDLADLKTLAGDAPAADTAEETQAPAKVSNAPLREQELDKQGRAYATGRRKDATARVWLKPGTGKVTVNGRDQEVYFARPTLRLVIDQPFTITDRQGQYDVVATVKGGGLSGQAGAVKHGIAQALSKYEPALRATVKAAGFLTRDSRVVERKKYGRAKARRSFQFSKR, from the coding sequence ATGGCCGACGAACAGAACACCGTGTCGGATCTCGCCGACCTCAAGACGCTGGCGGGCGACGCCCCGGCAGCCGATACCGCCGAAGAGACCCAGGCCCCGGCCAAGGTCAGCAACGCCCCGTTGCGCGAGCAGGAGCTCGACAAGCAGGGCCGCGCCTACGCCACCGGCCGCCGCAAGGACGCCACCGCGCGCGTCTGGCTGAAACCCGGCACCGGCAAGGTGACCGTCAACGGCCGCGACCAGGAAGTCTACTTCGCGCGTCCGACGCTGCGCCTCGTCATCGACCAGCCCTTCACGATCACCGATCGGCAGGGCCAGTACGACGTGGTCGCCACCGTCAAGGGCGGCGGGCTTTCGGGCCAGGCCGGTGCGGTCAAGCACGGCATCGCCCAGGCGCTGTCGAAGTACGAGCCCGCGCTCCGCGCGACGGTCAAGGCCGCCGGCTTCCTCACCCGCGACAGCCGCGTGGTCGAGCGCAAGAAGTACGGCCGCGCCAAGGCCCGCCGCAGCTTCCAGTTCAGCAAGCGCTGA